From the Borrelia puertoricensis genome, one window contains:
- the psgB gene encoding HemN-related non-iron pseudo-SAM protein PsgB, protein MNFLHLTDLSIYIDLTKCFNYVFFDKILHELSYYLKVLGSPQIKTLYIKYETSELGDDFDLESFLTSLSQNFDFVTLDEVTFELHPLEITPSLLAILNDFSVSRISLNIKSFSSNFLKVMGVYEISVAEINNAVNDIRKFDFDLNIDLNVNIPYQEKRHLRNDLIKLVACAPEHICLSEILVDEENCIIDLFKDVSFNYNAAKAEDFWFYAFDFLESNGYMNYEISNFALRGHESKHNLRYWELKPYLGFGLNSVSLLVISKGDGLQAIIKMDDKFLGGEKFTSAFEILSDLDFFICHFITNLGTKKGLEVSVLKHRFVYNQEDFCNFINYLLRLSKGVVFSNDILYLNGHERFKLDFYLRLIREYLVSNSFKVNFKFL, encoded by the coding sequence GTGAATTTTTTGCATTTAACGGATTTAAGTATTTATATTGATCTCACCAAGTGTTTTAATTATGTTTTTTTTGATAAAATATTGCATGAATTGTCTTATTATTTAAAGGTTTTGGGTTCTCCACAAATTAAGACTCTTTATATTAAATATGAAACTTCAGAGCTTGGTGATGATTTTGATTTAGAATCTTTTTTAACTTCTCTATCTCAAAATTTTGATTTCGTTACATTGGATGAAGTTACCTTTGAATTACATCCTTTAGAGATTACACCTTCACTGTTAGCGATTTTAAATGATTTTTCTGTTAGTAGAATTAGTCTTAATATAAAGAGTTTTTCTTCAAACTTTTTAAAAGTGATGGGTGTTTATGAGATATCTGTAGCTGAAATAAATAACGCAGTAAATGATATTCGTAAATTTGATTTTGATTTGAATATTGACTTAAATGTTAATATTCCTTATCAAGAAAAAAGACATCTTAGGAATGATTTAATAAAGTTAGTTGCATGTGCTCCTGAACATATTTGTCTTTCAGAAATTCTAGTTGATGAGGAAAATTGTATTATTGATCTTTTTAAGGATGTTTCTTTCAATTATAATGCTGCTAAGGCTGAAGATTTTTGGTTTTATGCTTTTGATTTTTTGGAATCTAATGGCTATATGAATTATGAGATTTCAAATTTTGCCTTAAGGGGGCATGAGAGTAAACATAATTTGAGATATTGGGAGCTTAAACCATATTTAGGTTTTGGATTAAATTCTGTTAGTTTGCTTGTTATTTCCAAAGGTGATGGTCTTCAGGCTATAATTAAGATGGATGATAAATTTTTAGGTGGTGAGAAATTTACATCAGCTTTTGAGATTTTAAGTGATTTAGATTTTTTTATTTGTCATTTTATTACAAATCTTGGGACTAAGAAGGGGCTTGAGGTTTCTGTTTTGAAGCATAGGTTTGTATATAATCAGGAAGATTTTTGTAATTTTATTAATTATCTTTTGAGATTAAGTAAAGGAGTTGTTTTTAGTAATGATATTCTTTACTTGAATGGACATGAGAGATTTAAATTGGATTTTTATCTTCGGTTGATTAGAGAATATTTAGTTAGCAATTCTTTTAAAGTGAATTTTAAGTTTCTTTAA
- the groL gene encoding chaperonin GroEL (60 kDa chaperone family; promotes refolding of misfolded polypeptides especially under stressful conditions; forms two stacked rings of heptamers to form a barrel-shaped 14mer; ends can be capped by GroES; misfolded proteins enter the barrel where they are refolded when GroES binds) → MAKDIYFNEDARKSLLSGIEKLSNAVKVTLGPKGRNVLIDKKFGSPTVTKDGVSVAREIELDNALENMGAQLLKEVAIKTNDLAGDGTTTATVLAYAIAREGLKNVSSGINPIGIKKGIEHAVVLASEKIRKSAKKITTKEEIAQVASISANNDTSIGEKIAEAMDRVGKDGVITVEESKTFDTTISYVEGMQFDRGYLSPYFSTNKENMSVSFDDAYILICEKKISTIKELLPVLEKVLNTNKPLLIIAEDIEGDALAALVLNSVRGALKVCAIKAPGFGDRRKAMLEDIAILTGGVFVSEELGLTLENVELEQLGQAKSVKVDKDNTTIINTGNKEQIKERAELIKKQIEETSSEYDKEKLQERLAKLVGGVAVINVGAVTELELKEKKHRVEDALSATRAAVEEGVVPGGGSTLIEVAMYLDTVDTSKLSYEEKQGFEIVKRSLEEPMRQIIANAGFESSIYIHQIKTDKKGLGFDAASFKWVNMIESGIIDPAKVTRSALQNAASIAGLLLTTECAITEVKEEKSNAGGGYPMDPGMGMM, encoded by the coding sequence ATGGCTAAGGACATATATTTTAATGAAGATGCTAGAAAAAGTCTACTAAGCGGTATTGAGAAATTATCAAATGCTGTAAAAGTAACCCTTGGTCCTAAGGGGAGAAATGTTTTAATTGATAAAAAATTTGGTTCTCCTACTGTTACAAAAGATGGAGTGAGTGTTGCTCGTGAGATTGAGCTTGATAATGCGCTTGAAAATATGGGAGCACAACTTTTAAAAGAAGTTGCAATTAAAACAAATGATCTAGCTGGTGATGGAACTACAACTGCTACTGTACTTGCTTATGCAATTGCAAGAGAGGGACTTAAGAATGTTTCTTCTGGGATTAATCCAATTGGAATAAAAAAAGGTATAGAGCATGCTGTGGTTTTAGCTTCTGAGAAAATTCGTAAATCAGCTAAAAAAATCACTACTAAGGAAGAAATTGCACAGGTAGCATCTATTTCTGCAAACAATGATACTTCTATAGGTGAAAAAATTGCTGAAGCAATGGATAGAGTTGGAAAAGATGGGGTTATTACTGTTGAGGAGTCAAAGACTTTTGATACTACAATCTCTTATGTTGAGGGCATGCAATTTGATAGAGGATATTTATCTCCTTATTTTTCTACAAATAAAGAAAATATGAGTGTAAGCTTTGATGATGCCTATATCTTAATATGTGAGAAGAAGATTAGTACGATTAAAGAACTTTTGCCAGTGCTAGAAAAAGTTTTAAATACAAATAAACCTTTGTTAATTATAGCTGAAGATATTGAGGGAGATGCTCTTGCTGCACTTGTTCTAAATAGTGTTCGTGGAGCTTTGAAGGTTTGTGCAATTAAAGCTCCTGGATTTGGTGACAGACGTAAGGCAATGCTTGAAGACATTGCAATACTTACTGGAGGAGTATTTGTTAGTGAAGAATTGGGACTTACTCTTGAGAATGTTGAACTTGAGCAGCTTGGTCAGGCTAAATCAGTAAAAGTTGATAAAGATAATACTACAATTATTAATACTGGAAATAAAGAGCAAATCAAAGAGCGTGCAGAGCTTATTAAAAAACAAATTGAAGAGACAAGCTCTGAATATGATAAAGAAAAACTCCAAGAACGTCTTGCAAAACTTGTTGGTGGAGTTGCTGTTATTAATGTTGGTGCTGTTACTGAGTTAGAACTTAAAGAGAAAAAACATAGGGTTGAGGATGCTTTATCTGCAACTCGTGCTGCTGTTGAAGAAGGTGTTGTTCCTGGTGGTGGATCAACTCTTATTGAAGTTGCTATGTATCTTGATACAGTTGATACAAGTAAACTTAGCTATGAGGAGAAGCAAGGTTTTGAGATTGTGAAGAGAAGTCTTGAAGAACCAATGAGACAAATAATTGCTAATGCTGGATTTGAGAGTTCTATTTATATTCATCAGATTAAAACTGACAAAAAAGGACTTGGTTTTGATGCAGCGAGTTTTAAATGGGTGAATATGATTGAGAGTGGTATAATTGACCCTGCTAAGGTTACAAGAAGTGCTCTTCAAAATGCGGCTTCAATTGCAGGATTGCTTTTGACAACAGAGTGTGCTATTACTGAAGTTAAAGAGGAGAAGAGTAATGCTGGTGGTGGGTATCCTATGGATCCTGGCATGGGAATGATGTAA
- the yajC gene encoding preprotein translocase subunit YajC — protein sequence MFLLQDFSHSSSFFRSLLVFIPVIAIFWFLVISPQRKEEKKKKDMIKNLKKGDKVLTIGGIFGIVKKVNDSEVVLELSPTSEVRFIKNSVERVILDEVKDKN from the coding sequence ATGTTTTTATTGCAAGATTTTAGTCATAGCAGTAGTTTTTTTAGGAGTTTATTGGTTTTTATTCCTGTAATTGCTATATTTTGGTTTTTGGTAATATCGCCTCAGCGTAAAGAAGAGAAGAAAAAAAAGGATATGATCAAAAACCTTAAAAAGGGTGATAAGGTCTTAACTATAGGTGGAATTTTTGGGATTGTTAAAAAGGTTAATGATTCTGAAGTTGTGCTTGAACTTAGTCCAACTTCAGAGGTAAGGTTTATAAAAAATTCAGTTGAAAGAGTTATTCTTGACGAAGTTAAAGATAAAAATTAA
- the secF gene encoding protein translocase subunit SecF yields the protein MQKGFNFLKYGNKVIIVSFCMILSGFIYTFMCHGGYNWGIDFSSGVNINFVIDKSGIKDYDIQRILSSVYKTFDVNKIISSDESKSQFSIIVKSDVTDYALKREIHSTLIDKLNTEFGANVEILDSYFIDSNFSSILRMKSMLLVCLTFTLILFYVALRFRLSYAVASIFATIHDILFVIAFLGIFRIEINSSIIVSILTIIGYSLNDTIIIFDRIRENFRGMTDTLFLNILNVSIKQTLSRTILTSMTTFVAVLSIYVFTEGAIKDFSLIFMVGVVVGTYSSIFIASPILLSCYKKFK from the coding sequence ATGCAAAAGGGGTTTAATTTTTTAAAATATGGAAATAAAGTTATTATAGTTAGTTTTTGTATGATTTTATCAGGCTTTATTTATACTTTTATGTGTCATGGTGGTTATAATTGGGGAATAGACTTTTCTTCAGGAGTTAATATTAATTTTGTAATAGATAAATCAGGTATTAAAGATTATGATATACAAAGAATACTTTCTTCGGTTTATAAAACATTTGATGTTAATAAAATCATTTCAAGTGATGAGTCTAAGAGTCAGTTCTCTATTATAGTGAAGTCAGATGTTACTGATTATGCTTTAAAAAGAGAGATTCATAGTACATTAATTGATAAATTGAATACCGAATTTGGTGCTAATGTTGAAATTCTTGATTCTTATTTTATTGATTCAAATTTTTCATCTATTTTAAGGATGAAATCAATGTTATTGGTTTGTTTAACATTTACGCTTATTTTATTTTATGTGGCGTTGAGATTTAGGTTGAGTTATGCTGTTGCATCAATATTTGCAACGATACATGATATACTTTTTGTAATTGCTTTTTTAGGGATATTTAGGATAGAAATAAATAGTTCAATAATCGTTTCTATATTGACAATTATTGGGTATTCTTTAAATGACACGATAATTATTTTTGATAGAATTAGGGAAAATTTTAGGGGTATGACAGATACTTTATTTTTAAATATTTTAAATGTAAGTATTAAGCAAACTTTATCAAGGACTATTTTGACATCTATGACTACATTTGTTGCTGTACTATCTATTTATGTGTTTACTGAGGGAGCTATTAAAGATTTTTCTCTAATATTTATGGTAGGTGTTGTTGTTGGTACTTATTCTTCAATTTTTATAGCTTCTCCTATTCTTTTAAGTTGTTATAAAAAATTTAAATAG
- the secD gene encoding protein translocase subunit SecD: MNKVSKFILILCVTSFAYLLIFPTLKWYFFTNDEDKKISSYSKEALRDYSKNKALSSLIELKKLYQNNPNAQIPDDLKYLIPIAQNNYKIYGKEFPKFFDNVKVLRDGFLTDADIEELSLEIYRYYEEIKRNKNRIIQLGLDLSGGMSVTISLDYSSLEQKLGRTLSFQEKEEAFERTMQILKERVDTFGLTEPKITREASGNKIFLDVPGERDEKRVDSLLSGRGNLIFYVVDNEATSVLNTKILEAGPLYSISDIKNSMGLGDNKKIFPWYVKDSYGIDDESTVRYYVVDSSVENSFDGFHISDAGVLNDYKTGRDMVTFNLDNEGSEKFFEFTKKNIGKALAVVMEGKIKSVANISHAIAGGSVSIQGDSFDKREANELALVFKTAAFPVEIKIDDLRVIGPTIGEKTVKLGIKASLLALVLVFLFMLVYYKISGFVAGFSLVIYNLFLILAILSAFNFTLTLTSIAGLVLTMGMAVDINIIIYERIKEEIRNGRKFERAFDDGFKRAFWAIMDSNITTFIAVFFLTLLGTGTIQGFAWTLSIGIVASLFSSLIFSRFILEFIMSFSKSKCLSISWSSNYAKGV; the protein is encoded by the coding sequence ATGAATAAAGTCTCTAAATTTATATTAATACTATGTGTTACGTCATTTGCTTATCTTTTAATATTTCCTACTCTAAAGTGGTATTTTTTTACTAACGATGAGGATAAAAAAATTAGTTCATATTCAAAAGAGGCTTTAAGGGATTATTCTAAAAATAAGGCATTGAGTTCACTTATTGAACTTAAAAAGTTGTATCAAAATAATCCTAATGCTCAAATTCCAGATGATTTGAAGTATTTAATTCCAATTGCTCAAAATAACTATAAAATTTATGGAAAAGAGTTTCCCAAATTTTTTGATAATGTCAAAGTCTTAAGAGATGGGTTTTTAACAGATGCTGATATTGAAGAACTTAGTCTTGAAATTTATAGGTATTATGAAGAGATAAAGAGGAATAAGAACAGAATAATACAACTTGGGCTTGATTTGTCTGGAGGAATGAGTGTTACTATTTCTCTTGATTATTCAAGTCTTGAACAAAAATTGGGAAGAACTTTGAGTTTTCAAGAAAAGGAAGAAGCTTTTGAACGTACAATGCAAATACTTAAAGAGAGAGTAGACACCTTTGGACTTACAGAACCTAAGATTACGAGGGAAGCAAGTGGAAATAAGATTTTCTTAGATGTTCCAGGAGAAAGGGATGAGAAGCGTGTTGATTCTCTCTTAAGTGGTAGAGGAAATTTGATCTTTTATGTGGTTGATAATGAGGCTACTTCTGTTCTTAATACTAAAATACTAGAAGCCGGACCTCTTTACTCAATTTCTGATATTAAAAATAGCATGGGACTTGGAGATAATAAGAAAATTTTTCCTTGGTATGTTAAGGATTCTTATGGTATTGATGATGAATCTACAGTTCGTTATTATGTTGTTGATTCTAGTGTTGAAAATTCATTTGATGGATTCCATATTAGTGATGCTGGTGTGTTAAACGATTACAAAACAGGTAGAGATATGGTTACATTTAATCTGGATAATGAGGGAAGTGAAAAATTTTTTGAATTTACCAAAAAAAATATTGGTAAGGCTTTAGCTGTAGTTATGGAAGGAAAAATTAAATCAGTGGCTAATATTAGTCATGCTATTGCTGGTGGAAGTGTTTCAATTCAGGGGGATTCTTTTGATAAGCGCGAAGCTAATGAGCTTGCACTTGTTTTTAAAACAGCAGCTTTTCCAGTTGAAATAAAGATAGATGATTTAAGAGTTATTGGACCTACTATTGGAGAGAAAACAGTTAAACTTGGAATAAAAGCATCTCTTCTTGCGCTTGTTTTAGTTTTCTTATTTATGTTGGTATATTACAAGATAAGTGGTTTTGTAGCGGGTTTTTCATTGGTTATTTATAATCTATTTTTAATATTGGCAATTTTATCAGCATTTAACTTTACTTTGACTCTTACAAGTATTGCAGGTCTTGTATTAACTATGGGTATGGCTGTTGATATTAACATAATTATTTATGAGCGGATTAAGGAAGAGATTAGAAATGGTCGAAAATTTGAGAGAGCATTTGATGATGGATTTAAAAGAGCTTTTTGGGCAATAATGGATTCAAATATTACAACATTTATTGCTGTGTTTTTTTTAACTCTTCTTGGAACCGGAACTATTCAAGGTTTTGCTTGGACTTTGTCTATAGGGATTGTAGCATCACTTTTTAGTAGTTTAATCTTTTCAAGGTTTATTTTGGAATTTATTATGTCTTTTAGTAAAAGCAAATGTTTAAGTATCTCTTGGAGTTCAAATTATGCAAAAGGGGTTTAA
- a CDS encoding DnaJ C-terminal domain-containing protein, with product MSKDYYNILGIHKNATTEEIKKAYKKLAIKYHPDKNKGNKFAEEKFKEINEAYEILSSPQKKANYDNFGSANFNNNFNTEGFSKGFKNTDFHNFESFDLFSDIFGGTTRGTLKDTEITIKISLYDAYMGGKKSILINNEKIDINIPKGTIETTKLKFNGKGKINPISGKRSNLIIKFEISSYKNFTLKERNLETKINVYPWEMALGSEKVFETIEGKKIKIKIPKDTKNEEILSLKGLGMPALGNTNKGDLRVKLIVYVPKIINDEVKKIYERLKEIYN from the coding sequence ATGTCTAAAGACTATTACAACATACTTGGAATACACAAAAACGCTACAACAGAAGAAATCAAAAAAGCCTATAAAAAACTAGCTATAAAATATCACCCTGACAAAAATAAAGGAAACAAATTTGCCGAAGAAAAATTTAAAGAAATAAATGAGGCTTATGAAATTCTTTCATCTCCTCAAAAAAAAGCCAATTATGATAATTTTGGAAGTGCAAATTTTAATAATAATTTCAACACAGAGGGGTTTAGTAAAGGATTTAAGAATACTGACTTTCATAATTTTGAAAGCTTCGATTTATTCTCTGATATTTTTGGAGGAACTACAAGAGGCACACTTAAAGATACAGAGATAACTATTAAAATTTCACTATATGACGCTTATATGGGGGGTAAAAAATCAATATTAATAAACAACGAAAAAATTGACATTAATATTCCAAAGGGAACAATTGAGACTACTAAATTAAAGTTTAATGGCAAGGGAAAGATAAATCCAATTTCTGGGAAAAGAAGTAACTTAATTATCAAATTTGAAATATCAAGTTATAAAAATTTTACTTTAAAGGAACGAAATTTAGAAACAAAAATTAATGTATATCCATGGGAAATGGCTTTGGGTAGTGAAAAAGTCTTTGAAACAATTGAAGGTAAAAAAATAAAGATAAAAATTCCAAAAGATACAAAAAATGAAGAGATACTAAGTTTAAAAGGTCTTGGCATGCCTGCACTTGGAAATACAAATAAAGGGGACCTCAGAGTCAAACTAATAGTATATGTTCCTAAAATCATTAACGATGAAGTAAAAAAAATATATGAACGACTAAAAGAAATATATAATTAG
- the rpiA gene encoding ribose 5-phosphate isomerase A — MEEQKKLVSQYAIDHYVKSDMHLGIGTGTTVFYAIKYLSEKIKSGDLKNLKLYPTSSDTKYLLARENITYESKFTKLSKNIDITIDGADEILLETKALIKGGGAAHLMEKIVAYNSHQLLIIADETKIVQTLGTRASIPIEIIPEALAFITANLENMNFNPVLRTCKSKAGPIITDNNNYILDVKMNITNPKGAEKYFKLFPGILEIGIFNHQNTKIIYYQNGQIKET, encoded by the coding sequence ATGGAAGAACAAAAAAAATTAGTTTCACAATACGCAATTGATCATTATGTAAAAAGCGACATGCACCTTGGAATTGGAACAGGAACAACGGTCTTTTATGCAATTAAATATTTAAGCGAAAAAATAAAATCTGGAGACTTAAAAAACCTAAAACTTTACCCAACAAGTAGTGATACAAAATATTTACTTGCAAGAGAAAATATTACATATGAGTCCAAATTTACAAAACTCAGCAAAAATATAGACATAACAATCGACGGAGCTGATGAAATTTTATTAGAAACAAAAGCCCTAATAAAGGGTGGTGGAGCAGCTCATCTAATGGAAAAAATAGTGGCATACAATTCTCATCAATTATTGATTATTGCAGATGAAACAAAAATTGTACAAACTTTAGGAACAAGAGCATCTATACCAATTGAAATTATTCCAGAGGCTCTTGCATTTATTACAGCAAACTTAGAAAACATGAACTTTAATCCTGTTTTAAGAACTTGCAAGTCTAAAGCAGGACCAATAATCACTGATAATAATAACTACATCTTAGATGTAAAAATGAATATCACAAACCCTAAAGGGGCTGAAAAATACTTTAAATTATTCCCAGGAATACTTGAAATTGGTATTTTTAACCATCAAAACACTAAGATCATATACTATCAAAATGGACAGATTAAAGAAACTTAA